From a single Anomaloglossus baeobatrachus isolate aAnoBae1 chromosome 4, aAnoBae1.hap1, whole genome shotgun sequence genomic region:
- the LOC142301041 gene encoding histone H3-like, which yields RAMARTKQTARKSTGGKAPRKQLATKAARKSAPATGGVKKPHRYRPGTVALREIRRYQKSTELLIRKLPFQRLVREIAQDFKTDLRFQSSAVMALQEASEAYLVGLFEDTNLCAIHAKRVTIMPKDIQLARRIRGERA from the coding sequence AGAGCTATGGCCAGAACCAAGCAGACCGCCCGTAAATCCACCGGAGGGAAAGCTCCCCGCAAGCAGCTGGCCACTAAGGCCGCCAGGAAGAGCGCTCCCGCCACCGGCGGAGTGAAGAAGCCGCATCGCTACCGGCCGGGGACTGTCGCTCTCCGGGAGATCCGCCGCTACCAGAAATCCACCGAGCTGCTGATCCGGAAGCTTCCCTTCCAGCGCCTGGTGAGAGAGATCGCCCAGGACTTCAAGACCGATCTGCGCTTCCAGAGCTCGGCCGTCATGGCCCTGCAGGAGGCCAGCGAGGCTTATCTGGTGGGGCTGTTCGAGGACACCAACCTGTGCGCCATCCACGCCAAGAGAGTCACCATCATGCCCAAAGACATCCAGCTGGCCCGCCGCATCCGCGGGGAGAGGGCGTAG